One Triticum dicoccoides isolate Atlit2015 ecotype Zavitan chromosome 5B, WEW_v2.0, whole genome shotgun sequence genomic window carries:
- the LOC119308921 gene encoding probable LRR receptor-like protein kinase At1g51890, translating to MGPLWVFFGAFVMAATAVHVAGQQEGFLSIDCGLDAKFSGRRDTYTDIAYVSDGPYVDGGENHRVAAELDTTDTNEDLRTLRSFPSGLRNCYTLPTKSGAKYLVRMLFFHGNYDGKTVDFDLHLGTNYWDTMSVGNTTDDRYSWSEAIFVAWASWVPVCLVNTGSGTPFVSTVELRPLSASLYPDVTIDESMSTYQRINTGGNFTRFPEDPYDRYWSSRTRLSWAKLSTKDTIEQDNVFAVPSLVLQTAVAPINNATVLYVNTWISYKTSLEFKFIFHFADIQNTQRRRFNIYMNNEDWYTNYSPPYLVADHVRSSKWYKTTGGEYNFTLAATNTSMMPPMINAYEGYTHIPHDTPRTFSKDFEAMMAIKQEYGVKKNWMGDPCFPAKYRWNGVKCSDVTDNTTRIISLDLSNNNMSGLVSDNFTLLTELQFLDLSGNTLNGPIPYSLCKVNAGSLVLRYESGEDMCNKTISSTPSKNRTVIISISIVVPLLVVVVLVLSYFIWRGKRKPKFSVQDAPREQELESALGSTKIQGDHLQNTENRRFTYRELEKFTNKFQRSIGKGGFGLVYYGRLEDNTEVAVKIRSESSSHGLDEFLAEVNSLTKVHHRNLVSLVGYCCEKEHLALVYEYMSEGNLCDHLRGKNGVGEPLSWAIRVRVMLEAAQGLDYLHKGCSLPIIHRDVKTNNILLGQNLKAKIADFGLCKTYLSDMQTHISTNAAGTAGYMDPEYYHTGWLTESSDVYSFGVVLLEVATGEPPVLAGHGHIVQRVKQKIATGNITTVADAHLGGEYDVNSMWKLVDTAMACTADAAVRRPTMATVVAQLKESLALEEGREDSSARGSITSTTAAPMSAFGPSAR from the exons ATGGGGCCGTTGTGGGTTTTCTTCGGTGCATTCGTAATGGCAGCCACCGCAGTTCATGTCGCCGGTCAGCAAGAAG GTTTCTTGAGCATCGATTGCGGCCTGGATGCCAAATTCAGCGGCCGCAGGGACACGTACACAGATATCGCTTACGTCTCCGACGGTCCGTACGTCGACGGCGGGGAGAACCACAGGGTAGCCGCCGAGCTCGATACTACTGACACAAACGAGGACCTCCGCACGCTCAGGAGTTTCCCGTCCGGCCTACGAAACTGTTACACGCTCCCAACCAAGAGCGGCGCCAAGTACCTTGTCCGGATGTTGTTCTTCCACGGGAACTACGACGGCAAGACGGTCGATTTCGACCTACACCTTGGCACCAACTACTGGGATACGATGTCGGTCGGAAACACGACCGACGACCGCTACTCGTGGTCCGAGGCGATCTTCGTCGCCTGGGCGAGCTGGGTGCCGGTGTGCCTGGTGAACACCGGCAGTGGTACGCCGTTCGTCAGCACGGTGGAGCTGAGGCCGCTCAGTGCCTCGCTTTACCCGGACGTCACCATCGACGAGTCCATGTCCACGTATCAAAGGATAAACACAGGGGGAAACTTTACTCG GTTTCCTGAGGATCCTTACGACCGCTACTGGAGTTCGAGAACCAGGTTGTCATGGGCAAAGCTTTCCACCAAAGACACCATCGAGCAGGACAACGTCTTCGCGGTGCCCAGTCTGGTTCTTCAGACAGCCGTAGCTCCTATCAACAATGCCACGGTGCTATATGTCAATACATGGATATCATACAAAACATCATTGGAGTTTAAGTTCATCTTCCATTTCGCCGACATCCAAAACACCCAACGTCggcgattcaacatatacatgaaCAACGAGGACTGGTACACGAATTACAGCCCCCCATACCTGGTAGCTGATCATGTGCGTAGTTCTAAATGGTATAAGACTACGGGCGGCGAGTACAATTTCACTCTTGCAGCCACCAATACATCCATGATGCCTCCGATGATCAATGCATATGAGGGATACACACACATCCCCCACGACACTCCGAGGACATTCTCCAAAGACT TTGAAGCAATGATGGCTATCAAACAAGAGTATGGAGTAAAGAAAAATTGGATGGGTGATCCATGTTTTCCAGCAAAATATCGGTGGAATGGCGTTAAGTGTAGCGATGTAACTGATAACACGACGAGGATAATATCTCT AGACTTGTCCAATAATAACATGAGTGGGTTGGTATCTGATAACTTCACACTTCTCACAGAACTCCAATTTCT AGATTTATCTGGCAACACTCTGAATGGACCAATTCCATATTCCCTTTGTAAAGTGAATGCAGGATCGCTCGTTTTAAG GTACGAGTCTGGTGAAGATATGTGCAACAAAACAATAAGTTCGACTCCATCAAAAAATAGAACAGTTATAATAAGTATTTCAATAGTGGTTCCCTTGCTGGTAGTGGTTGTACTTGTTCTTTCATATTTTATCTGGAGAGGGAAGAGAAAGCCTAAAT TTTCCGTACAGGATGCTCCTAGAGAGCAAGAACTTGAGAGTGCCCTTGGAAGTACAAAAATTCAGGGTGATCACCTGCAAAATACCGAGAATCGACGATTCACATACAGGGAGCTCGAGAAGTTTACAAATAAATTCCAACGGTCCATTGGTAAAGGAGGTTTTGGGCTCGTATACTACGGCCGCTTAGAAGACAATACTGAAGTTGCTGTCAAGATTCGTTCTGAATCATCGTCGCATGGTCTTGACGAGTTCTTAGCAGAG GTCAATAGCTTGACAAAGGTGCATCACAGGAATCTAGTTTCTTTGGTTGGTTACTGCTGCGAGAAGGAACATTTGGCACTTGTTTATGAGTACATGTCCGAGGGCAATCTTTGTGATCATCTGAGAG GGAAAAATGGTGTTGGTGAACCCTTGAGCTGGGCGATACGTGTACGAGTCATGCTCGAAGCAGCACAAG GCCTGGATTATCTTCATAAGGGATGTAGCTTGCCAATAATCCACCGGGATGTGAAAACCAACAACATTCTCCTAGGTCAAAATCTAAAGGCTAAAATAGCTGATTTTGGACTATGCAAGACCTATCTTAGCGACATGCAGACCCACATATCAACTAATGCGGCTGGGACAGCAGGATACATGGACCCCGA GTACTATCACACTGGCTGGCTCACTGAGAGCAGCGATGTGTATAGCTTCGGGGTTGTTCTACTTGAGGTAGCAACCGGTGAGCCTCCAGTATTGGCGGGCCATGGCCACATCGTTCAGCGTGTGAAGCAAAAGATTGCCACTGGCAACATCACCACCGTGGCTGATGCCCATCTTGGAGGTGAATATGATGTCAACTCCATGTGGAAACTGGTCGACACCGCCATGGCGTGCACAGCGGATGCTGCTGTCCGAAGGCCAACAATGGCCACCGTTGTGGCGCAGCTGAAAGAGAGCCTTGCGTTGGAGGAAGGTCGTGAGGACAGTAGTGCCAGGGGAAGCATCACCAGTACAACTGCTGCTCCGATGTCGGCGTTCGGTCCATCGGCAAGATGA